A stretch of Rhinopithecus roxellana isolate Shanxi Qingling chromosome 12, ASM756505v1, whole genome shotgun sequence DNA encodes these proteins:
- the ZNF548 gene encoding zinc finger protein 548 has protein sequence MNPTEGPLVMAEPDPTQGRVVFEDVAIYFSQEEWGHLDEAQRLLYRDVMLENLALLSSLGCWHGAEDEEAPSQQGFSVGVPEVTTSKSCLSTQKVHPSETCGPPLKDILCLVEHSGIHPEQDIYICEAELFQHPKQQIGENLSRGEDWVPSFGKNHRVHMAEEVFTCMEGWKDLPATSCLLQHQGPQSEWKPYRGTEDREAFHSGQNDYKCSECGKTFTCSYSLVEHQKIHTGERSYECTKCGKFFKYSANFMKHQTVHTSERTYECRECGKSFMYNYRLMRHKRVHTGERPYECSTCGKFFRYSSTFVRHQRVHTGERPYECRECGKFFMDSSTLIKHQRVHTGERPYKCNDCGKFFRYISTLIRHQRIHTGERPYECSVCGELFRYNSSLVKHWRNHTGERPYKCSECGKSFRYHCRLIRHQRVHTGERPYECSECGKFFRYNSNLIKHWRNHTGERPYECRECGKAFSHKHILVEHQKIHSGERPYECSECQKAFIRKSHLVHHQKIHSEERLVCSMNVGNSLAKTPTSLNIRDFTMEKVYH, from the exons ATGAACCCGACTGAG GGCCCCCTAGTGATGGCAGAACCGGACCCTACACAG GGCCGTGTGGTCTTTGAGGACGTGGCCATATATTTCTCCCAGGAGGAGTGGGGGCACCTTGATGAGGCTCAGAGGTTGCTGTACCGCgatgtgatgctggagaactTGGCCCTGTTGTCCTCACTAG GTTGTTGGCATGGAGCTGAGGATGAAGAGGCACCTTCACAGCAAGGTTTTTCTGTAGGAGTGCCAGAGGTTACAACTTCAAAGTCCTGTCTGTCCACCCAGAAGGTCCACCCTAGTGAGACATGTGGCCCACCCTTGAAAGACATTCTGTGCCTGGTTGAGCACAGTGGAATTCATCCTGAACAAGACATATATATTTGTGAAGCAGAGCTTTTTCAGCACCCAAAGCAGCAAATTGGAGAGAATCTTTCCAGAGGGGAGGATTGGGTACCTTCATTTGGGAAGAACCACAGagttcacatggcagaagaggtcTTCACGTGCATGGAGGGCTGGAAGGACTTACCAGCCACCTCATGCCTTCTCCAGCACCAGGGCCCTCAAAGTGAGTGGAAGCCATACAGGGGCACAGAGGACAGAGAAGCCTTTCATTCTGGACAAAATGATTACAAATGTAGTGAATGTGGGAAAACCTTCACCTGCAGCTATTCCCTTGTTGAGCACCAGAAAATCCACACAGGAGAAAGGTCTTATGAATGTACCAAATGTGGGAAATTCTTTAAGTACAGTGCCAATTTCATGAAGCATCAGACAGTTCACACTAGCGAAAGGACTTATGAGTGCAGAGAATGTGGAAAATCCTTTATGTACAACTACCGACTCATGAGACATAAGcgagttcacactggagaaaggcctTATGAGTGCAGCACATGCGGGAAATTCTTTCGGTACAGCTCCACATTTGTTAGACATCAgagagttcacactggagaaaggccGTATGAGTGCAGGGAATGTGGGAAATTCTTTATGGACAGCTCCACACTCATTAAACATCAGAGAGTTCACACCGGAGAAAGACCTTATAAGTGCAATGACTGTGGGAAGTTTTTTAGGTATATCTCTACACTCATTagacatcagagaattcacactggagaaaggcctTATGAGTGCAGTGTATGTGGGGAATTGTTTAGGTACAACTCCAGCCTCGTTAAACATTGGAGAAATCACACCGGAGAAAGGCCTTACAaatgcagtgaatgtgggaaatcATTTAGGTACCACTGCAGACTCATTAGACACCAAAGAGTCCACACGGGAGAAAGGCCTTATGAGTGCAGCGAATGCGGGAAATTCTTTCGTTACAACTCCAACCTCATTAAACATTGGAGAAAtcacactggagaaaggcctTATGAGTGCAGagagtgtgggaaagcctttagcCACAAACATATCCTTGTCGAGCACCAGAAAATCCACAGTGGAGAAAGACCTTATGAGTGCAGCGAATGCCAGAAGGCCTTTATTAGAAAGTCTCACCTGGTTCATCACCAGAAAATCCACAGTGAAGAGAGGCTTGTGTGCTCCATGAATGTGGGGAATTCTTTAGCTAAAACTCCAACCTCATTAAACATCAGAGATTTCACAATGGAGAAAGTTTACCATTGA